CCGCAACGGCGCGCCCGGCATCAAGAAAGAATGGTGGCTGCATCTGGCGAGCGGCATCTGGTTCGTCGCCGAGCGAAACACCGCGACCGATGAGGTGCAGCGTACTTATCTGTACGGCGAGGAGCCGGCATGAGTGCACGGCTGCCGAAGATAGCCGGCGAGTGGATAGACCGTTCGACTCCACTCGACTTCGAGTTTGAAGCCGAGCGTTTCCAGGGATTCGCCGGCGACACGGTCAGCAGCGCATTGTGCGCTGCCGGCGTGAGCGCGCTGGGCCGCAGTTTCAAATACCACCGCCTGCGGGGCGTGTTGTCGATGGCGAATCATGACGTCAATGCGTTGTTTCAGGACGGCGGACGGCCGAATTTGCGCGGTGACGTCGCGCCGCTGCGCGAGGGCATGCGGCTTACGGCAGTCAATACCTTTGGTGGCGTCAAATACGATCGCGCACGCATTCTCGACCGGTTGTCGGCCCTGTTTCCGGTCGGCTTTTATTACAAGGCCTTCCACTCGCCGACATCGCTGTTTCCGTTCTGGGAACGCATTTTCCGCCGCATCACCGGGCTGGGTGAACTGGACTTCTCGGTGCAGCGCCTGCGCA
The window above is part of the Betaproteobacteria bacterium genome. Proteins encoded here:
- a CDS encoding sarcosine oxidase subunit delta; its protein translation is MKLLRCPINGLRPVAEFQYAGEIRPMPDPDACSDAEWTDYVFNRNGAPGIKKEWWLHLASGIWFVAERNTATDEVQRTYLYGEEPA